The Balaenoptera acutorostrata chromosome 13, mBalAcu1.1, whole genome shotgun sequence region GTGTGGAGGGATGGGTGAGGCACAGACGTGTCTGGGTGCGGCAGCACCGCCCCCTTACAAAACCTACACGGCCAGCAGACATCGTGAGTCACAGGAACGCTCTTTTGTGTACCTAGGCGATCTGATAATTACcaaaaacattaatattttgGTGAAATTCACACCTGCAAgttcaaaaaagaacaaatttcctCAAAAGTCAAGTCACTAGAATAAACTACAACCCGACGCGTGTGTTTTCCATAGAAAAGCTGGGCAGAGCTGGAACACTGTGATGTCACTCGAAACGGAATTACTGCTGTTCACGTACATTCTACCCATCCGAGAACAAATGTGTGGTGACCTGTCGCCTGATTATTAGTGTTGTACGGTGAAAGACGCACTCTCCCCGCATCCTCGGGTCTGTGTTCAGACGGCACTTGACCACTTCTTCTCATCGGAGAAATCCCAAGCCTGCTGCCACTGTCTTCCACCAAGGCTTAATAATCGGAAAACCATTTTTGTACctaatttttaaacattccaAACAGTTTAAGACAATATGCACTTGTTCTTTACATATTAGAGAAATAAATCAatgtgtgattttgttttcaatgGTAAGAAAGATTCTAAAACCAGGAGCGGCTCAGGTAAAGCTCAGGACAGTACTGACTTCGTGATGCTTGAAATTATGTAACTGTTACTGTAAAATTGCACTTCTGTGCCCTTTTAACGCACAGATCTTTCCTGTCGGTGTGCTTCTGACTCAAATTACAAATCTACAGACCATTCCCTGGAACAGAAACGCGACCACACAACCAGCGAGACCGCAGTGAAACGTGATTCTCTGAAGAGGGGCCCAGGTTGCTGCTGATACGGCCCATCCTCCGTGTTCCCTCATCTCAAGGGTTAGGGACCAGAGCGTCGTTTCACTCCTAGTGACGCCCGTCTAAGCTAATCTAGGCAGCGGCAGTCGCCAGGCAGCCTAGGGGGGCTTGTCCACTCTGCTAAGGCTGGAAGTTGACTGAGCCAAACGAAGAACTAACACCACAGAACCCCCTCCTGAAAACCGGAAATGCTCTCATCTCTGTGGCTGTGTCTTCACTCCTCTCACCCGCATTGGAAACCCCAGACTCATCGCAGGCCCGTCCCCTCCCAGGTCCACCCCTACTGGGCAGGGGCACCTGCATGGGGGCATGGGCACCTCGCACCCACCCGCTGCTCTCGGGCCTCTGTGTCCGATCACGACAGTGGCCACACGGATGTGACCTGGGAAACGAAGCATCAGGGCGCACGTCCCCAAGGAGCTGCTTGTGGAGATGCCCGTCAccgcccacctccccccaccgcTTACACACCCTCCCCTGCGAGCCAGAAGGGTGGGGTCCCAGCCCCCCGCAAAGCACAGGGCTGGATGCTCGGAGGGGCCTCAAGACACCTTCCCATCAACTGCACCTCACCCAGCACCGTGTCCGAGCCCTCGGCGTTTCCGCTGCCTGCGGGTCCCGAGTCCAGTCGGGAGGCAGTCCGGGTGGGCGGCCGGCTCACCGTGGGCGCCCTCGCGTCCAGCGCAGCCAGCTTTCTTGGGACACCTTCCCGAGCCCAGGCAGGGCAGGCGAAGCAGCCATCCCGGGCATCGCCCCGCCCTCGCCGCACGGGCAGCCGGGGCCCCGAACACACACGGGCTTTGTCTCGGCGCGAGTCTTCCCTGCGCTCCCCTCGGTCTGTGACGGCGGCCGCCAGCCTGGGCCCCTGGTCAGAGCAGTGGCTTCCCTGAACTTGGTGTCACCGCTTCCTCCCAGGATGCCACCAACAGCCATGCTTTCTGTTGCTTAAAATACAACCAGGCCTCCGAAGCCCGATGGACGGAGCCTCCGGACCCGGAGAAGGCGCGGCCGCTGCAGGAGGGCCATGGGCCACCAGCCCCGCCTTGTCCTGGCGCCTGCCCTGCTCCCTGCGACGCGCCCGCACCCAAGGGACCCGGCCCCTCCCAGTTCCACCCACACGTGCACGGCCAGAGTCGTGCTCAATGCCTAGCTTCTCTTACTTAGGTGAccttattttccattcatttattagcCCTAACATACTTGCGACAGTCGAACAACAGCTTGCTTTCTTTGCTATATAGAAACGTTGAAGTTTAAGAGGTAAAAACCAGCTATGTAGTTACACGTCACGTAACAGCGTACAATTATAAAATCACTTAATAGTATGACATAACATCGATACACCACTAATATTAGCACTAACTGACGTTATGTAACGTATACAGCGTCGTATAACAGACGCCTCAAACaggctttctctgtctggttttaaGAAGGTGACGTGTTCTGCTTTTCTCCATCAACTGGCCTGTGGACGCCGAGCTCCGGGATATGAGTGCTTGTTCCCTGTGGGCTGGGGAACTTCCACGCTgacctgcccacccacccctcctctcctctggggTCTCGCGGGGCCCCACGTCTCCTCTGTCCCATTCCTTCCTTTGTGCACCCAGTCTGCATATTTTCCATGGGCCGTCTTCCGTTTAATTTTAGGCTTCGCgtttttcagttctagaacaGCCATTAGATTATCTTCAAAGGATTTTCAAAGGCTGCAATCCCCTGTTGAGATTCTCCACCTTTTCGCCTGTTTTAACGCCTGTCCTTTCTTTCGCCTTATCGACATGGTAGTCACCATCCTCTGAAGGCTCCTGGAATCCCAGGAGCCTGTACGGCCTGGGACTCGAGGGCCCCTGGGCTCCCCGTCTGCTCTCCCCTCCGAGATCTGCTCCGATGGCCTCAAATGCCCACCTCGTCTCAGAGCCGGGGAGGCACTGCCTCAGGCTCGGCTCTGCCCACCAGCCACACAGCACGGGGCCCTCGGGGACCAGCTGTGCCGGATGCTGGCTGATACCTTCACGTGGCCGTGCAGCACGTTCTGTGCGGACTTCTGGTTCCCTTCCGCAGGAGGGTTAATCCAATCCGAGCAGCGCCATGTCGCCAGGAGCAGAAACCCTCCGCTGGCGGGCGCTGATCTCAGGCCCGCGCTCACCCTGGGGTGACTCCCGAGCCAGAGCCGGTCCTCAGCGGGCGCCGCCGGGAGCTGCTGCGCTGTGCCGTCCACAGCCCTCGAGCACGGGCGGGCGGGCTCCGGGCAGCCCTGGGCCACCACGTCTCAGTCTTCTGCTGGCTGAACACGTGAGGAACGGCAGCCGGCACTGCCCCCCGGCCGGGCCACCACCTGCTCGGCCCCGCGTCTCTCCCGTGAGCACCTGGACTgcagctccccccgccccctgcccgtCCTGGCTCCGCAGGGCCCGGTGTCCCGAGCTCACTCACAGATCCCCGCCCGTCCCCCAACGGCTCCAGGACTGCGCGTCCCTCACGCCGTGATGTCGGCCTCCCTCTGAGCAGGTGCCTCACGCTCGAACTCGGGGTGTTTGGCGGCCTCTGATGTAACCTTGCTGGAAGTTCCCTTAAAATCTCCGCTAACCCTGACCCTGTCCTCAAGGCCCGGCTGTGTCTGCCTCGGGAGCCCCGCGCTGGCTGCAGACCCTGGGCCCACGTCCTGCCTGGGCTGGGTCCCCCTCGGAGGTGCGTCCCGCACACTCGTCAGGCTTACTTTCACATAGAGGGACCTCAGAAATGGGGGTGATCTCAACACTTTAAAGAACAGTTCAGCGTCAGGGCGAACGCACGACAAACACACACCAGGTGGTGACAAGCGGGACATCCTTAACAACCACAGGCCTACACACGTGAGGAGTTCAAGGCGTGCATGACAGGACTAGGTTTAAAGAAACAAGCTACCTGTGAGATTCTTTTGGACAGTAAAACACAGAGctacaaaacaaaactcaaactgTTTGCAGGACGACACGCCTGAGTTGCTCTAAATACTGAAGCACTTCTGTGCTGACGGTGTACCCTCCGCAAGCACGGGCCAAGTCCATCCGTGCTTCGGCGTGACCTCTACTCAACCGGCAACCCGCTTAGCTGCTGCCCTGGAGGCAGAGGACGCCCAAACATCGGCTCTACGTCAAGAAGGATCTGACGGTGAAACGGCAAGTGTAAACACTTGAGCCATAAACGTTCACTATAAAGAAAAAGTCCCAGCAACCCACGCATTCAAACAAGGATGAAGAACCAGCACAGCTCGGTAACAACCATGGGACCCGGAGCCAGCCCACCCCTCCTGCATCCAAGTGGGGACGTCGCCTACCTTACAGCGAACATTTCCCAGAAGGGATGGTGACAAAGCTTCCAAAACCCAGTAAGGAAAAAGGGGTCAATTAAGGGTATAAAAAGCCAGTCCACTCAAGTGAGATCCAGGAGGCTAATCAACGTGTGCAGAGGCGAGCCTCACGCCGCTCGGCAGCCGGAGACGCGTTGGAGAGAGAGGGCGGCCGTGCGCCTCGATTCAGatcaaggaggaaggagggggaggggccggTCCTGCTGGGCGGGACGCGAATCCCAACAAGTCTTTGGCAAAGTAACAACGGCCCCCATTTATTAAAGTCAAGGACACCCACGACCTTTAACCTAGTAACCCTGCTTCTGGAAAGTAACTCCATGGGAGTATAAGCAGCACAGAGATCTCAATGCATCTTCTTAAGTAATTAAATATCACGTTGTCGGAAGAAAATCAAAGCTTCATCAGCGACGATGCTCTTAGAACAAAATAATCCACCCACCAATAGCCCAACTGAAACTGGCCTAAACCCCGGGCGTCTGTCCACATCCGGAGCCCAGCCGCAGGGTCAGCGGACACCCCGCTGGCCTCCAGGGGCCCCTCGTCCACATCCACTCTGCTGGCGTCAACCGGCTCGTGTCGGCCCCTGCGGAGTGCTGCCGAGGCCAGGGACAGGCCAGAGGGTAGGGAATCGGACTCCGGTGGAGCCATGCGGTCAGCGCAGGAGAAACCCACCGCCACACGTGGGCCGCTAACAGCAAAGGCGGCTCTCAGGATGTGCTCGGGGCTCCAGGAAGGAGGGGGCCCGGAAGCAAGACCACGTGCATTCAGCACAAGCATTTCAAAGCAGTGGCCActcttcaaaaacaaaacaaagcttcaGGTCCCTCATTTACACCTCAGAGTGCTAAAGTGTTTACAGGGTGCTCTGTAAGGTCCCCAACTCAGCTGATCTCCAGTCAACATgcagaaaggaaacagacactTGTGGAGACACGTGTGGAAACCACTGGCCACGTTCCCTCAGGGCAGTGCCTTCCTCCCCGACCTGGGTCTCTATGTTCCTATTTACCAACTGCCACCGCCACCAGGGCCCTCAGTGTGACCTGTGACCTGAGGGCCGGGGCTACAGAGCAGAGCCGCTCCCGACTGGCCCATCTGGGGGTGGCAGCGGGGACGGACCTGAAGGGCAAGGCAGGAGGGTCAGGTTCAGCCGCCTGAGGCCCCCCTTGGCACCGAGCAAAGGTGGAGCGTGTGCAGGTCCAGGCTGAGCCACGGACTCGCCTGCCCCAGTCCCGGGACCCGAGACGGGACGGAAGAACGTGCAGGAAGGCCCGACGCGGGCATGCGCGAGGCCCGTGCCCCTGGCCCGACCCCACAGGCACCCCACTCCACTGCCTGCCGGCTAAGCCCTGCGAGGACACCTTTGCGTGCGGGGCGCGTGTACCTGAAGGAGGAGAGCTCCGCGTGCACCGGCAGGGAGCCGGGGGGCCCGGGGCCCGCAGCGCCCTTGCGGATGAGTTTGCCTGTGCTGGCGTCGTAGATCCGAACTTCAGGGCCAGGCGGGGCCTTGGGATGCACAGGTGTTGGATGAAACAGGGTGGTCGGAAGCAGGCCCTGCCTGTCGGGAAAGGCGGCCGGGCCGTCCTCCCTGGGGGACGAGAACGAGggtggtgaggaggggctggggcagatCGGGACCCCCcgcgcctccctcccaccgggACTGTGAATCCGCACATGACGTCGCGGTTCTCCGTTAAGCCTGGGGCTCGACCTTGGCTGCGGACACAAGGCCCCTTGGAGAGCGCGGGCCGCACCGCTCTCTCTCTGTCGCCGTTTGCGGCCTCACCTCTGAACACAGCACCTGCTCTGACGGAGCAGGTGCGCCGTGCGTGCCGCCTGGCTCTACCCACGGGCCCTCTGCACCCATCCCTCGTCCTGGCCACCCCCTCCCTCCACGCTGGGCTCTGTAAAGACCCTGTGACTCGACGGGACCACGTCCCAGCTGTGGAAGAAACAGCCGCAAACTAGGATCCGCTGCTCAAAGCTGACTTGTGTCTTAGGAGAAGCACTTGCGCTTCTCCTCCAGGCGACGCTGGTCGGAGGCGCTCTGTGTGACAGTCTGCTCGGCGGGGGCGGGCGGGCGTCTCCCGAGGGGAGCAGCGGCCGTGCGGGCTCCAGCGCGGACCCTCCCTCTGAGCCAGCGGCCCCCGCGGGGCCCACCTTTGGGACTTGGCCTGGTCACCGCGCAGCGGGAAGAGCCGCTCCTCCACCTTGTCCCAGCGCTCCAGGCAGCTCCACAGCCAGTCGGGGTTGACCACGTGCAGCTGCCCGCAATCCTGGGCCTGGCGCACCTTCTCCGTGCCTGCGGGCACACGCACTCTGCTCGGAGCCGCCGTGGGCCACTGGTCTGTCGTCAGGGCTTGGGGCGGCGGGAACAGCAGGGGCCCTGGAGGGAACAGCCCTCAGAGCGGGGCCGGCCATGTGATGGCTCCTGAAGGGCCCCGCTTCTCTACGTCGGTACCCACTCCAGAGCCTCGAGCCCGGGGCCTCGGGGAGCAGTGACACCCGGGTGCCCCCGCAGCGCGGACCGTGGCGGCAGCCGGTTCTGAGGGGGAGCGGGAGCCGGGAACCCCGCCCAGAGGCGGGCGGGGTTGGGGgcgggtggtggggggaagggcgTGACTCACCGGCCCGCGCGGCTATCAGGTGGGTGGCCCGGTCGGGGCTGTCGGGGTCCAGAACCAGCTGGGTGAGGATCCTGGCCCCCAGGGCCGTGGCGTGGTAGTGCTCCCGTGTCTTCTCGATGGGGAAGTTCGTGGGGTGCAGCCCGCTGAAGATGATGGCGACGTCGGCCAGCACCCTGCTGCGCAGCTCGGGGACAATCTTGCGGATGTCGGGGGCCTCCTGGGCCTCCCCGCGCAGAAAGCGGTCGTACCTGGCATAGTAGGCGGAGTGCACGCGGGCGAGGATCTCCTCCAGGTGGACCAGGTGGTCGTCGGCgtcagcctcctcctcctcctcctcctcctcctccgcgcTCTGGTCCAGGGACTCGCCCACCGTGATGCCCGACTGCTCGCTGTTCTGGGACTCCGTCTCGGCCTCCCTCCTGTCGGCACAGCCGCCGCCCAGCCCGCAGAGGCCGTCCCGCTCGCCCTCCCCCTGCACGGCCGCCTGGGTGCCGGGCCCGGGCTCCACGCAGGGACTGGCGCCCGGGGGGCCGCCCTGTGCCGCAACGTCCCCAGCGTGGCGGGTGGCCGGAGGCTTTCTCCGGGTCCtcttctccccactctccccatCAGAGGGGACGGGGGACGGCCGGCCCTCCGACTCGCTGCTGCTCCCGCTGTCACCGGGGACATCCGGGTCCGGGTCAGGGCCCACCGGACCCCGCACGGGCCTCTTCTCCGGCGGCGTCCGCCCGTGTTGCTGGGTGCCCGCCAGGGGCCCCCGGCCGTCAGCCGAGGGGGTGCGGGCGGCGGGCCGGgcgcccctctcctcctcctgcccggGACAGGGCCAGCCTCCCCGAGGGCCCGCGCCCCCGTTGAGCTCCCTCGTGGGCTTCCCGAGGCCGTTGCTCTGCTCGACCCCAGACACCTGCCTTCCTTCTTCGGCATCCTTGACGGACGGAGGCTGCTCCGGGGCATCGGCACCTTTAGGAGAAGCACTGACTGCACGTGTGCACAAGAGACAAGGCCGCCGTTACCTAACATGTAGGAGGGACCCCCCCGTGGAAGCAGCCTCCATCCACCCGCCCCGGCCTCTGGCCAGGGGGCGGCAGCCTCGGCCGGGAAGGGCTGGAGGGTGAGCAGCTCAGGTTTGCGGGCCCCGCCCGGTCACCTCGTTCCGGGTTCCACAGCGGTACGGGCTGCACAGAACACGCCTGGCTCCCAGGCTGTGGTCGGATCGGGCCCTGCTCGAGCTGTGCTGTGCAGCCTCGCCCCCGAGGGTGCCCTGGGGTCTCACTCCCCTGCCTACACCTCAAAGTTCCACTTTAGCGACTACGGCAATAACTCTATGCCTCAAAGTGGATTATTTGAAAGCTAAAGATCATCAGAAACACTTCAAaccaaaactttaaatttttttcagactCTGGGTTCCAGCTCGCCTGGGAGGTTCCCCGCAGGCTCTGGGCTGGGGCCCGGCACCGACCACCCACGGCTGGGGTCTCACACACCAAACTCCCAGTGTCATGCTTGTCTTTCAAGGAAAGCCGGGATGAAAGGTAGCATTTAGATGCATTAAATTAAATAGTATTCTTTAATCTTTACTCAACAGGAAAAATGTTTAGGCTGgtactattaaaagaaaaaaaaaacccaaactgaaaCCAAACAATACCACGTTTTTCAGCATAATGTAAATAAACCCAACACCACCTCTACGACTACTGAAATATAAATAAACGACCCAAAACCAAACTGAGTCCTGAATTAACAGCAGCCACAGCCGAGACAGGACAGAGCCGACGCTATCGGACAGCCAGGAGGGGCCACCCACCTCTCCTCCTCGCCTGGGGCTCCCGGGACCCGGACGGGGCATTGATGTCACCTATGCCCTGGAAGTACACGTATTTCTTCACAGTTATCAGGTTGGGGGCAAACTTCCACACGTCTTCTCGGTCATCGATAATGCAAACCATGGAGTCTCCACAAGGAAAAAGATTTCTAGAAGTAAAAATGCATCGGAACCACTAGCACCATTTACAAAAGGTCACCATCAATTGAACGTCAAGGTCGTCTTTTGTATGAAACCAGCAGAGAGCATGTTAATCAGAGCCAGATGCAAGCTGCACTGAGGGCTTTTGTTTAGCTCacgtttaaaaaaatttccagagaaaGTTATACTAAGATAGTTACACTCTCCTCCAGTGTCTGACACTCCTCAAGGCAGGAGTCATGACAAATTCTTCAAAGGGCCAGAGAGTGAAGGGTTTACTGTTTGGGGCCATGGAAAGCCCTCACCCAGGGGAAGCTGGCACGGCCCAATGGGCCTGGCCACATCCCAACACGGCTTTATTTACAAACACATGTAATCGGCGTGTGCCAGGTGAGAGCTATCAGTCACAGGCAGGAGGGCAAGGCCTTACTCAAATCTCGGCTGGGGCACCTACATGATGCCAAGTCCAAAAAGTGACTGCTGTATTCCCCAAAACTATGAGAATGTACGGGTGGAGGAAGAATGTTAACAAGGGTCCAAAAAGCCACCTGATGGACACAGGCCTGCTCTGTGGTCTTTTCACTTGATTTCTGCCCACAACACTTACACTCAGACAGACAGGCGCAAGCATGCAAAATTCAGAAGGATGAGTGCTTCCTGCCTGTTTTCTAGGATTGAGAAACAAACCCAGGAGAAATGCATGTCATTGTTCAGGTTTTCTAGCTGCTACTGAAGGCTACAACTAGTCAGAAAAAAACGTTCCTGTGTCCAAAACTGTCTTCGGTGAGTCCGTTTTCCACAGGCAAAACACAAGCGGCAGCTACAGTGACTGACACAGTTACCGCCTTGAGCACATCTAATTCCAGACGAGGGAGGTGAAAACCACACCGAATCGAGGCCGGGGGACAGAGCCAAGTGCCGCCCCCGAGCTGCCGTGGAGGCCCTCTCCTCTGACGCGCTCGTCCTCGGGTAGGGTTTCCCCCGGACAAGTCATCACACCCTCCCTCAGTTTCCTTCGTCCTCGCATCTGCTCATTCGGATGCCTAACCGGTAAACATGAGAACTGTTTCTGAAACAGGTACTCTGATTCTCTTCTTGTATCCCATAGACGTGAACAGGTCTCAGTCTGTGTGGATACCCTAAACCTGAAACACAAAATGTTAGCTAAGGGTGGCCAACGCCAGCCAAAAGGCCACTGAGGCCACAGCTGTTACTGTCTAAGTCTTAGGAATCAACAGCCATGAAAAAAGTTATATCTGATATAGGATCATAATGGGGGGAGGCTACCTATCTGGGTAGAAATGGGGAAATTCCTTGTACAGAGTGAGCAGGAAATTCCCAAGAATATAAATCAGCCCTTcagtgaggggtgggagggagccctGGTGTAAGAGTACAGAGACCGGGATGGGGAGGGGCACACGGGGGTGGAAGGACGTGGAAACGGGCCGAGCGCCAGTGCAGAGTATCACGACTTAGGATTTGATAACTGACTGTACGCTGCACAGCACGCAAGGTCTTAAGGAAACAGAAACCCGAGGTGCCAACACCCCCTAAAACTCCCGACTAGGCCAAACAGCCCCCTGGCCCTCTGGGGAGGCTCTGGGGGCTCGGCCACCCAGACTCTCTCTCCACGCATCCCCCAGGCCCTGGTCTCGCTCCTCCCCCGACACCCATGTCGCCCCGGGCTCTGGCCCGAGTGCCCCAGGAGCCACCACTGCCTGGACATTCaaggagagcagggaggggaggggtctgGTTAGAAGACAGTGGGCTTGCTACGTGCCGGAAAGTGGACGCTGGTAACCGGGAGAATAAATACAGAACGATTGGTCTGATGCTCAAAATGCAGGCTTTACGGTGGAAACTGGACGGTGACCTCAGCGGTGCGCACAGCCAGGTACATACCTAAGGTTCCCCGTTTTGGAAAACGGGTCAATACATTCGTCCCTCGATAATATTCGATGAGAAAAAAGCTTCTTCTCAGGATCTAAGAAGCCTTTGAAAAGAAAACAGGACAAGGTCACGTGTCTGAGATGCACTGACGTCCCTTCCTGCGTGCGGTGATGTGCAGACACAGAGCACCGGCGTCAAGCACTTTCCTCTTTCAGGTGAGACCGTCACCCTCTTACAGTTCCTTTCCTCTAAGGGCTTTGGTCCAGGAAATGTTGACTGAATCTCCCATCACCTGGAATCTTGCTAGGACAGCAGACGAGA contains the following coding sequences:
- the CTDP1 gene encoding RNA polymerase II subunit A C-terminal domain phosphatase isoform X1; protein product: MEAPPGSRVPAEGAQPPAVAEVRCPGPGPLRLLEWRVAAGAAVRIGSVLAVCEAAASAQPTGRAPTRAGSGGCVRTERRLRSERAGVVRELCAQPGQVVAPGAVLVQLEGCSHPVVMKGLCAECGQDLTQLQSKNGRPQVPLSTATVSMVHSVPELMVSSEQAEQLGREDQQRLHRNRKLVLMVDLDQTLIHTTEQLCQQMSNKGIFHFQLGRGEPMLHTRLRPHCKGFLEKIAKLYELHVFTFGSRLYAHTIAGFLDPEKKLFSHRILSRDECIDPFSKTGNLRNLFPCGDSMVCIIDDREDVWKFAPNLITVKKYVYFQGIGDINAPSGSREPQARRRVSASPKGADAPEQPPSVKDAEEGRQVSGVEQSNGLGKPTRELNGGAGPRGGWPCPGQEEERGARPAARTPSADGRGPLAGTQQHGRTPPEKRPVRGPVGPDPDPDVPGDSGSSSESEGRPSPVPSDGESGEKRTRRKPPATRHAGDVAAQGGPPGASPCVEPGPGTQAAVQGEGERDGLCGLGGGCADRREAETESQNSEQSGITVGESLDQSAEEEEEEEEEADADDHLVHLEEILARVHSAYYARYDRFLRGEAQEAPDIRKIVPELRSRVLADVAIIFSGLHPTNFPIEKTREHYHATALGARILTQLVLDPDSPDRATHLIAARAGPLLFPPPQALTTDQWPTAAPSRVRVPAGTEKVRQAQDCGQLHVVNPDWLWSCLERWDKVEERLFPLRGDQAKSQREDGPAAFPDRQGLLPTTLFHPTPVHPKAPPGPEVRIYDASTGKLIRKGAAGPGPPGSLPVHAELSSFRAVQPHHQQTFGEDLPANQDGEQPGPSRRKRQPSMSETMPLYTLCKEDLESMDKEVDDILGEGSDDSDSEKKKPGDVEERERGPRPGRPEALGAPRGPTLGSAPSSERSAADGRGPRGHKRKLNEEDAASESSGASSCEDEEGGSSEADEMAAALEAELGDLM
- the CTDP1 gene encoding RNA polymerase II subunit A C-terminal domain phosphatase isoform X2 gives rise to the protein MEAPPGSRVPAEGAQPPAVAEVRCPGPGPLRLLEWRVAAGAAVRIGSVLAVCEAAASAQPTGRAPTRAGSGGCVRTERRLRSERAGVVRELCAQPGQVVAPGAVLVQLEGCSHPVVMKGLCAECGQDLTQLQSKNGRPQVPLSTATVSMVHSVPELMVSSEQAEQLGREDQQRLHRNRKLVLMVDLDQTLIHTTEQLCQQMSNKGIFHFQLGRGEPMLHTRLRPHCKGFLEKIAKLYELHVFTFGSRLYAHTIAGFLDPEKKLFSHRILSRDECIDPFSKTGNLRNLFPCGDSMVCIIDDREDVWKFAPNLITVKKYVYFQGIGDINAPSGSREPQARRRGADAPEQPPSVKDAEEGRQVSGVEQSNGLGKPTRELNGGAGPRGGWPCPGQEEERGARPAARTPSADGRGPLAGTQQHGRTPPEKRPVRGPVGPDPDPDVPGDSGSSSESEGRPSPVPSDGESGEKRTRRKPPATRHAGDVAAQGGPPGASPCVEPGPGTQAAVQGEGERDGLCGLGGGCADRREAETESQNSEQSGITVGESLDQSAEEEEEEEEEADADDHLVHLEEILARVHSAYYARYDRFLRGEAQEAPDIRKIVPELRSRVLADVAIIFSGLHPTNFPIEKTREHYHATALGARILTQLVLDPDSPDRATHLIAARAGPLLFPPPQALTTDQWPTAAPSRVRVPAGTEKVRQAQDCGQLHVVNPDWLWSCLERWDKVEERLFPLRGDQAKSQREDGPAAFPDRQGLLPTTLFHPTPVHPKAPPGPEVRIYDASTGKLIRKGAAGPGPPGSLPVHAELSSFRAVQPHHQQTFGEDLPANQDGEQPGPSRRKRQPSMSETMPLYTLCKEDLESMDKEVDDILGEGSDDSDSEKKKPGDVEERERGPRPGRPEALGAPRGPTLGSAPSSERSAADGRGPRGHKRKLNEEDAASESSGASSCEDEEGGSSEADEMAAALEAELGDLM
- the CTDP1 gene encoding RNA polymerase II subunit A C-terminal domain phosphatase isoform X4 — translated: MEAPPGSRVPAEGAQPPAVAEVRCPGPGPLRLLEWRVAAGAAVRIGSVLAVCEAAASAQPTGRAPTRAGSGGCVRTERRLRSERAGVVRELCAQPGQVVAPGAVLVQLEGCSHPVVMKGLCAECGQDLTQLQSKNGRPQVPLSTATVSMVHSVPELMVSSEQAEQLGREDQQRLHRNRKLVLMVDLDQTLIHTTEQLCQQMSNKGIFHFQLGRGEPMLHTRLRPHCKGFLEKIAKLYELHVFTFGSRLYAHTIAGFLDPEKKLFSHRILSRDECIDPFSKTGNLRNLFPCGDSMVCIIDDREDVWKFAPNLITVKKYVYFQGIGDINAPSGSREPQARRRVSASPKGADAPEQPPSVKDAEEGRQVSGVEQSNGLGKPTRELNGGAGPRGGWPCPGQEEERGARPAARTPSADGRGPLAGTQQHGRTPPEKRPVRGPVGPDPDPDVPGDSGSSSESEGRPSPVPSDGESGEKRTRRKPPATRHAGDVAAQGGPPGASPCVEPGPGTQAAVQGEGERDGLCGLGGGCADRREAETESQNSEQSGITVGESLDQSAEEEEEEEEEADADDHLVHLEEILARVHSAYYARYDRFLRGEAQEAPDIRKIVPELRSRVLADVAIIFSGLHPTNFPIEKTREHYHATALGARILTQLVLDPDSPDRATHLIAARAGTEKVRQAQDCGQLHVVNPDWLWSCLERWDKVEERLFPLRGDQAKSQREDGPAAFPDRQGLLPTTLFHPTPVHPKAPPGPEVRIYDASTGKLIRKGAAGPGPPGSLPVHAELSSFRAVQPHHQQTFGEDLPANQDGEQPGPSRRKRQPSMSETMPLYTLCKEDLESMDKEVDDILGEGSDDSDSEKKKPGDVEERERGPRPGRPEALGAPRGPTLGSAPSSERSAADGRGPRGHKRKLNEEDAASESSGASSCEDEEGGSSEADEMAAALEAELGDLM
- the CTDP1 gene encoding RNA polymerase II subunit A C-terminal domain phosphatase isoform X3 yields the protein MEAPPGSRVPAEGAQPPAVAEVRCPGPGPLRLLEWRVAAGAAVRIGSVLAVCEAAASAQPTGRAPTRAGSGGCVRTERRLRSERAGVVRELCAQPGQVVAPGAVLVQLEGCSHPVVMKGLCAECGQDLTQLQSKNGRPQVPLSTATVSMVHSVPELMVSSEQAEQLGREDQQRLHRNRKLVLMVDLDQTLIHTTEQLCQQMSNKGIFHFQLGRGEPMLHTRLRPHCKGFLEKIAKLYELHVFTFGSRLYAHTIAGFLDPEKKLFSHRILSRDECIDPFSKTGNLRNLFPCGDSMVCIIDDREDVWKFAPNLITVKKYVYFQGIGDINAPSGSREPQARRRVSASPKGADAPEQPPSVKDAEEGRQVSGVEQSNGLGKPTRELNGGAGPRGGWPCPGQEEERGARPAARTPSADGRGPLAGTQQHGRTPPEKRPVRGPVGPDPDPDVPGDSGSSSESEGRPSPVPSDGESGEKRTRRKPPATRHAGDVAAQGGPPGASPCVEPGPGTQAAVQGEGERDGLCGLGGGCADRREAETESQNSEQSGITVGESLDQSAEEEEEEEEEADADDHLVHLEEILARVHSAYYARYDRFLRGEAQEAPDIRKIVPELRSRVLADVAIIFSGLHPTNFPIEKTREHYHATALGARILTQLVLDPDSPDRATHLIAARAGPLLFPPPQALTTDQWPTAAPSRVRVPAGTEKVRQAQDCGQLHVVNPDWLWSCLERWDKVEERLFPLRGDQAKSQREDGPAAFPDRQGLLPTTLFHPTPVHPKAPPGPEVRIYDASTGKLIRKGAAGPGPPGSLPVHAELSSFRAVQPHHQQTFGEDLPANQDGEQPGPSRRKRQPSMSETMPLYTLCKEDLESMDKEGPQEEAERRGRGQRVQRSVQLRGRGGGQLGGGRDGGRAGGRARRPHVTAGRALDSPPSRGLPSGGTASPPEGHVCLQSSTCRNTLFCRNRCF